Sequence from the Bacteroidales bacterium genome:
TCAGCTTTTCTGGAAGAAATGTCGCTAACGGCAATACCTGAAAGGTTAAGATCTCCGCTTGCATTTAACATTGCATACTCAAAAACGCCTTTACTATTACGTAAAACGGTGTAACCATCGAGGGTTTGAGCCCATTTTACTTTTTCGTCACCTTTAAGAATAACGGTGATGGTTGTTCCATCAGGTTGTTTTACTTGGACTGGGTAGGGATATGCCGACACAGCCAGAGCCTGATTTGTCATTAGTCCTGCAAATAGCATACAGAACATAAAAACAACTTGTAAAGTTTTCTTCATAACATTAATTAGGTTAGGTTAATACATTAATTCAATTGTGCTCAAAATAAATATCTTTATTCACACAAATACATATGTGGGCAATATATGACTTAACAGAAATTATGTCAACATAAAACTTGAATATTTATGCTAATCACAATAGTGTTTGACCAATCTAATTCTATAATATGTGCGTTTTGTTGGTTTTGTAATATGGGTTTAAACAAAATTAAGATTTAATCTATATTATTGTTTATATGTGCTATTATAATTCTTCTTTTTATGTATTTATAATATATATTGCTTTTATGTCCTCCTTTTTGTCGTATTTTAATCATATTTAGATGTTATTTGACTTAACAGAAATAAAAAACCCTTGCTTTTTAGGGCAAGGGTTTTTTATTTTTACCTCTTTAATTATCAAATTGCACCTAGTTTCTTCCCAACCTTTGCGAACTTTTCAACAGCAAATTCAACCTGCTCTTTACTATGAGCGGCACTAATTTGAACTCTAATTCTGGATTTTCCTTTCGGAACAACAGGGTAATAGAACCCTATAACATATATACCCTCTTCGAGTAAAGCATTTGCAAACTCCTGTGAAAGTTTAGCGTCATTAGGAAGATGCCCGAATAAAACAGGAACAATTGAATGAACTCCAGGTACAATTCTAAAACCAGCGTCTGTCATTCCTTTCCTAAATATTTGGGTGTTCTCAAAGAGTTTATCTCGTAGCTCTGTGGTTTCTGACAGCATATTTAAAACCTCAAGGGTTGCACCAGCAATTGAAGGAGCCAAGGAATTAGAAAATAGATATGGCCGGGAACGTTGACGCAGCATCTCAACAATTTCTTTACGACCCGAGATACAACCTCCTGATGCACCTCCAAGTGCTTTCCCAAATGTAGTAGAAATTATATCAACACGTCCAATCGCATTGCAATACTCATGAGTACCTCGACCTGTTTTACCAATAAATCCAGTGGCATGTGAATCATCAACCATTACAAGCGCATCGTACTTATCTGCTAAATCGCATATTTTATCGATTTGTGCAATAGTTCCATCCATGGAAAAAACACCATCGGTAACAATCAGTTTATACCTTGATTCACAAGCATCCTGAAGAACTTCTTCAAGATCGGCCATATCATTATTCTTATACTTAAAGCGTTTTGCTTTACAAAGTCTAACGCCATCGATTATTGATGCGTGATTAAGCTCATCGGAAATAATCGCATCCTGTTCCCCAATAATTGGTTCAAATATGCCCCCATTTGCATCAAAAGCAGATGAGTAAAGAATAGTATCCTCTGTACCCAAAAAAGCACTTAACTTATTTTCAAGATCCTTATGAATTTTTTGAGTTCCACAAATGAATCGTACCGAAGACATTCCAAATCCATACTCCATAAATGCCTTATTTGCAGCATCAATTACTCGTGGATGAGATGATAATCCAAGGTAGTTATTTGCACAAAAGTTAAGTACTTTCTTTCCATTTGCGATTATGTCAACCCTCTGAGGGGTTGTAATAATTCGTTCCGTTTTATAAAGCCCCTCATTATGAATGGATTCAATCTGCTGCTTTAAATCCTCTTTTATTTTCCCGTACATAACTATATTATTATTTGAGATGTTTTTAAAAAATTTTTCAAATGTAGAATATTTTCTACTTATAAATTTCAAACCTGCTAATAAGCAGGTATTTTGAGAAGACATGCGTTTTTTGTAAAAACACCCAGTGTTCGTAAATTTAACTATTTAACGGTCAATGAAAAAAAACTACACCACAATTCGTGCGAAGATGCTTGTTTTTTTAAATTCATTCGCTATATTCGCACGTTATCAACAGCTATCTAACAACCAAATTCGACCAAAATGCCTTACAGACGCTTACCAAACACTGACATTGCCAGAATAAAGGCTCTAACCGTAGCCTACAAGAAAGCAAAGGAGCTTCCTCCTTTTAAGCTTGCATTCTCCCAAAGCACATTTGCCAAAATAGAACTCTTCATTAACTCGTTTGAAAAAGCGATGATTAATTATAAAGCAGCATATAATAATCAGGTTGAAAAAAATAAGGATTACGTTGCTTTAATGAAAAAAGCAAAAATTTACCTTTCTCACTTCATTCAGGTAGTTAATATGGCTATTTCAAGAGGAGAACAGCCTGAAAAAATAAGATCCTTATATGGAATGGACGTAGATGAACAAAAAATTCCATCATTGAATACCGAAAAAGATCTTGTGGATTGGGGCAAGAAAATTATTGAAGGCGAAGCAAAACGCATACTTAATAATCAACAACCTATTACAAATCCTACAATTGCTGTCGTTAAGGTCAGATATGAAAATTTTGTAGATTCTTACAATCATCAAAAAATCTTACAACAAAATACTCAGCGTATGCTGAACGAACTTGATGCGCTCCGTACAAGGGCTGATGAGATTATCCTAAGCATTTGGAACGAGGTTGAAGCATCATTTAAAGATTTACCCGATGATTTAAAAAGAGAGAAATGTACCGAATACGGCGTAGTTTACGTTTATCGTAAAAATGAGTTAAAAGGATTACAATTACTCGAGCGAAGTTTATTCGATTTTGCGGATCATTAGTCCTTCGCTTTTTATTTTCACCAGAAGTGCTAAAACGGATATTATACTTATAATACCCAATGGCCACAAAACCGTTAATCCACCAACATTTTCTGCCTCAGCAGGAAGATTTCCTTTGTAAATCAGTGTGTATCCAATAATTGCAATAGAATTATTAATAAAGTGGGCAATTATTGGTAACCATAATGATCCAGACCAGACTAAAAGGTAGCTGAAAAGCACTCCAAGCGCAAATCGAGGTATAAAGCCTTGAAACTGGAGATGCATTGCACTAAAGAGTGTTGCGGAAATAATAATTCCCCAAAAAGTCTTACCAGTAAGTTCCGCAAAGACTTTTTGTAAAATTCCTCTAAAAATCAACTCTTCACCAAGAGCTGGAAGTACAGCAATCATAAAAATATTTACAAGAACTCCTCCAAAACTATTCACTTGCATAAACGCTTTTGTTAGCATTTGTGCCTTTTCCTCCATACCATTCATCCATTCTGGAAGATTAATTTGTTCGTTTAGCGATGCCAGAAGATTTATTGCAGGGAAGGCAAATAGTACTGTAAGAGCGGTAAGAAAACCTAAATTGATATTTATCTTTTTAAAACCCAGATAATTTTTAGGATCTGAAGAAAAATAAATAGCCAATAAAAATCCGGGTGCGATAAATAGACCTATCGCCTGACATATCTGTAGGATTTTCAAAGAAACTATTGATTCATGTATTGCTGGATTCGGATTTGAAAGATAGGTCATTGAGGCAGAACCATATATAACAAAAACAATCAATATACCTATAAACATAAACAATAGCATACCTGTAAGGCAAAACATTAAGGTTAGCATTATTTTCATCGAGGGTGTTGATTCTCTGAAATATGTAGATATCATAAGAGATTTTTAAAATGAACTAAAATAATTCGAGAATCTAAAGTTGAAAACTATACTAACTTTAAATACTCTAGGCACTCGAAGTACTCTGGACACTAATATAATTCGCAAATATACTCAAAGGGTTTAGATAGGTTTCAGAAGAGTATGTATTTTTGTGTGCTAAAAAACCCAAGGAGAATTGAAAATAGGAAGTGTTGATTTAGGCAATTTGCCGCTTTTTCTGGCACCAATGGAGGATGTCACTGATCCTTCGTTCCGATTTATGTGCAAAAAATTTGGTGCAGATATTATGTACACGGAGTTTATAAACGCCGATGGGCTAATTCGTGATGCACGAACAAGTGTTGCTAAGCTAAATATCTTTGATTATGAGCGTCCAATTGGAATTCAACTTTACGGGCATGAGATTGATAGCATGGTTGAGGCAACACGAGTTGCAACTACTGCAAAACCTGATGTTATAGATATTAACTTTGGTTGTCCTGTTAAAAAAATTGCTAATCGCGGCGCAGGTTCAGGTATGATGCGAGATGTTCCTAAGATGGTTGAAATGACCCGCCAGGTTGTAAATGCAACAAATATTCCTGTAACCGTTAAAACCCGCTTAGGCTGGGACGATAGCAGTAAAAATATTTTAGAGATAGCCGAAAGGTTGCAAGATGTGGGCATTACAGCGTTAACAATTCATGGACGAACTCGTGCTCAACTTTACAAAGGAGAGGCTGACTGGACTCTGATTGGGGCGGTTAAAAGCAACCCAAGAATGGCAATACCAATTATTGGCAATGGTGATATTGATAGCCCCGAGAAGGCAAAACTCGCTTTTGATACTTTTGGTGTTGATGGAATAATGATTGGACGAGCAACCTATGGAAGGCCTTGGATATTCAAAGAGATTAAGCACTATCTTGAGACTGGTGAAAAACTGAAACCATTCTCAATTCCTGAAAAAGTTGAACTCGCTAAATTTCATTTATCAAAATCACTGGAAACAAAAGGCGATAAAACAGGCATCCTTGAACTTCGACGACATCTTACATGCTATTTTAAGGGATTGCCTCACTTTAAGGAGCTGCGTCTTAAACTGGTAACATCAATGGATCCGCTTGAAATTATATCACTACTTGATCAAATTGAAGAAAAATATGCGGAATTTACGCCTGACGAAACAGTTAATCCCTCTCCTTGGGCTTTTTAATTTAATATAAACTAAAAAACCATACACAACCCTGCATTACCCCCTAATCCATTAACATAAGGGTAAACTGCAATTTTTTTACTTTTAAACGGTTTCCAATTTCCGAGAGGGTTAACGTACCAAACTAATTGTGTAGAAATCATTCCAACTCCTGCTCCTACAAGAACATCGGAAAGCCAATGTCTATTATTCGTTATTCTTAATATTCCTGTTGCAGTGGAGAAGCCATAGCCTGAAAGGGCTAATAACCTGTTTGAGTCCTTATATTCAAGGTATAATGCGGTAGCTCCAGTAAAGGACTGTCCTGTATGACCAGATGGAAAGGAAAAGGGTGATCCGTTCGGTCGTGTAATTTTGGTTGTCTTTTTAAGACTTTGAACAATTATAGCGGTTAAGATCTCTGAAATCGCTAAATTTTTCGTTTGTTGAAAAACTTCGTTTTTGGTTTTTGATGAGTAAATATCTGCAATATATAATTGTGCAATTGGAACATACTGAATATAATCATCAATTTTTGTATTGGTTTGAATTTTTGAACTTTGTACTTTCTGCTGAAAGTATTCTCTAAAATTTGTCTCCTTAATAACTATTCCCGTAATACCTAGTGATACAGGTATAATCATCGATTTTGCGAAACCGTATTTGGGTACAAAATCCTTTTTCACAGAATCAATCTGAGCAAAAAGAGTTGTTTGAATAAGTACAAGAAGACAACTGGTAAGTTTTACCATCAATGAACTTTGTTAAAATATTGTAATGAAAGATAATATCATTTTAATAAAAACAGTAGTCTCCTTAATAACAGTATTTAAGATTACTAATTTTCCTCAGCCAATTTACGCCGAGCACGCATTTTCATATTAATTATCTCAACAACAACAGAGAAAAATAGCGCAAAGTAAATATAACCCTTCGGTATCTCGTAGTGAAAAGCCTCTAGGGTTAGCATAAAACCAATAAGTATAAGAAATGATAGTGCAAGAACCTGTAAAGTTGGATGTCGGTTAATAAAGTTGCTAATAAATCCTGAGAAATAGATCATTACAATCATTGATATTACAACAGCTCCAATCATTATAGGAAGCTGATTTGAAAGGCCAATTGCTGTAAGGATAGAATCAAATGAGAAAATAATATCAAGCAAGACAATTTGAAGAATCACATAAAAGAATGAAGTTGCTTTTCCATTCTTTGTAATATGCTCTTCTCCTTCAATCTTATCGTGCATTTCAGTAATACTTTTGGCAATTAAGAAAATGCCACCAAGAAGCAAAATCAAATCGCGAATTGAAAAACTAAAACTCCCAATTGTAAACAATGGATTGGTGAGTCGAATAATGTAAATGATAAACGATAAAAGGATAATTCTAAATAAAAGGGCAAACAGCAATCCAATAGTTCTAGTTTTTTTCCGGTCTTGCAGTGGAAGCTTATTGGTAACAATAGAGATGAAGATGATATTATCGATACCCAGCACAATCTCTAGTAGAGTGAGGGTAAACAATGAAACATATGTTTCGGGTTGAAAAAGAAAATCCATACTTAAAAGATTATTTTATTTATAAATGATTTGCAGATAAAGAGCCACAAAAGTAGCAAATTGTATAATGCTGCAATAACTTTTTGATGACATCTCACAACGATTAAACTATTTTTATAATTCTTTATCAAACAACTATATAAAAACATTTGTTTTAATCTTCTTTTGCATTCAGAAGTTAACATTACTGTTTAAAATCATTTAGTTGTATTATTTTTACCGAATAAAATCAACAGAAAAAAGCTATAAATCATAGAATATTTTATGCAAAAAAAGATTATTTACTGTAATTGTGGAGGAGAGATTGTAAGTCTAGAAATTAAAGAATCAATATCAAATTTTCTTTATAAAGAAAACGTTGATGCTATTCATCTTTCCGATTTGTGCAATTTGTGCGTTTCTGAAAAGCAAGATGTTAAAAAAATCTTTTCCTCTCAATACCCAACGCTTGTGGTTGCTTGTCACCCAAGAGCAGTTAGAAAGTTATTGGAATTTGCAGGGGTTGAAAGTAATCTTGAAAACCTATCATTCCTCAACCTACGAGAAACAACGAAGGAGGAAATCTTATCAACCCTAAAATCTAACTGCAATGATGAACCTTCTTTGCAAAAAGAACATTTGGGTGAGATTGAATGGCCATCATGGTATCCTGTGATCGATTACAACCGCTGCACGGCTTGTGGTCAATGTGCCGATTTTTGCCTATTTGGAGTTTATGAGAAAACAGACAGTAAGGTTAAAGTAGTTAACCCAAAGTCTTGCAAGAACAATTGCCCTGCATGTGCTCGTATCTGCCCGCATACTGCGATTATCTTTCCAAAATACAAACAGGGAGGTGCAATTAGCGGTTCCGATTCTATTGATGAAATCGCAGAGCAGCAACGTTTGCAGCAGGATATAAAATCGATTGCTGGTAACGATATTTATAAAGTACTCCAAGAACGAAAAGCAAAGCGACAATCGATAATTAAAAATGAGGCGATAAAAAAAGCGCTTGAGGAGAGGGATAGAGCGAAAGAAAATGAAAAATGAAAAATGAAAAATGAAAAATGAAAAATGAAAAATGAAATACATCAATTTTTCACTTTTCTCTTATCAATTATCACTTTAAAGAGATGTCAATAACAAGAAATATACTGCGTACCGATTCCAAATGCTTACGGAAATTCTTTTTCACCTTTGGGTGGAAAGGCTTAATGGGGTTCAGCAAGTTCCAAAAACGGAAGAAAAGAGGTGAGATGTTCCCTGCTTTTCAATTTATATCTGTAACTAATGACTGTAATCTAAGCTGCCAGGGTTGTTGGGTAACAAAAGGTGAGAAAACATCAAGTTTAGATATTGAGCAGATAAATAGAATTATTATCGACAGCAAAAAGTATGGTTCGTACTTCTTTGGCATTCTAGGTGGCGAACCTTTGATGTATAAACCACTAATGGATATTTTCAGATCCCACCCCGATTGCTATTTTCAGCTATTTACCAATGGAACCCTACTAAATGATAATGTTGCTCAAGAACTTCGCAGTCTTGGAAATGTAACCCCGCTTATCAGCTTTGAAGGAAACGAGACCATTGCCGATATCAGGCGTGGCAGCAATCGTGTTTACCAACGAACTATTCAGGCAATTGAAACAGCAACTAAACATAAACTCGTTACAGGTGTTGCTATAAGCGTTTGCAAATCGAATATCGACATGGCATTATCCGAGGAGTTTATTAATTTGCTTCACGATAAAGGGGTTGTTTATCTGTGGTACTATATCTATCGCCCATCGGGTGAAAATCCTTGCTACGATTTGGCTTTAAGTTCTGAGGAGATTGAGCGTTTGAGGTATTTCTTGGTTGATGGTAGAACAAAATATCCTCTCGTACTTATTGATTCCTACTGGGATGCTGATGGAAATCCATTCTGCCCAGCATCGGAGGGATTAAGTCATCATATTAATCCATCAGGGAACATCGAGCCTTGTCCTGTTATTCAGTATTCATGCGATAACATCAACAGCGAGGATTTAAAATCCGTTTACGAAAATTCAACTTTTCTAAAGGATTTTAAGGTAGAGATATCAAAGAAAACAAAGGGATGTATTCTGATGGAAGACCCAAATTGGCTACAAAATTTTGCATCAAACCATCAGGCTAAAAACACATCGAACAGAAGCGAAATGCCCAATCAACTTGCCAATGGCAAGATTGTGCCCAGCCATGGTTCGTGCAAAGTTATTCCTGAAAAAAACTGGATATATCGAATGGCAAAAAAACGTGCCTTTTTTGGTTTAGGAGCTTATGGTTGAAAGGATTATGAATATATCAACATTAGACCTAGTTGTACCTGAGACTAAAGAGACAAGGGCTGAGATTCGTAGCGAAGTGGAGAAATACTTTACGGCGAACACCGTTATTCCTCCTGTATCATACGAAGGCTTATTTGAACTAGCCGGAAAACTAGTCGAGGAGCATCATTGGGATGAAAGATATCTTGCTTTTACCATGGTATGCTCTGGTAATGCTATTTGGCATGATGTTGTTGGAGCAATCCCTTACAATCGCAGGGTGTTGATGTTGCCGCAATGCCTTCGAAACAGCAATCTTTGTAAAGCTGAAAACGATCACCTAGGATTACTTTGTCAGGAGTGTGGGGAGTGCAATATCTCTTTCTTTTTACAAGAGTCCGAAAAACTCGGGTATGAGGTTTTAGTTACAGAGGGAACAACAATTACCACTCAACTGATTGAAAGCGGTCAAATTGATGCCGTTATAGGCGTTGGTTGCTTGGAGGTGCTTCAAAAACTATTTCTTTCTATAAACAAATACTCTATCCCTGGAATTGGTATCCCTCTATTGACTTGTGGTTGCAAAGACACCCTTGCCGATTTAGATTGGATTAAAGAAGAAATATTAAATATTAGAGAGATAAAAGATTTTCGACTACTAAACTTCAACAAAGTACGTAGCAAAATCGATTCAATTTTCAACGAGGCAACACTTTCACACATTCTTGGTCACAATGGTTATGAGGCTGAAAAAATAGCCCTTAAATCCCTTTTGCTGGGCGGTAACCGATTTAGGCCATTCCTTGCAATGTTAACATACGAGGCTTTTTGCAAATCGTTTGACCAAAAAACGGCAAATGTTATTGCACTATCCGTAGAGTGTTTTCATAAAGCATCATTAATTCACGATGATATTGAAGATAATGACGATACCCGTTACGGTAAGGAAACAATCCACTCCGAGCATGGCACTCCAATCGCCATTAATACAGGAGATCTGCTTATTGGCGAAGGGTATCGGCTAATTGCTGAAAGCGATTTATCGCCCGAAGTAGTTCGCGATTGTATACTTGTTACATCACGAGGTCATCGTGCGCTATCGGTTGGGCAAGGTGCAGAGCTATCGGCAATTGCAAATGGTGAAATCCCATCGTTGAGTGATACCCTCAAAATCTTTGAGAATAAAACCGCTGCTGCTTTCAGAGTGGCCTTACTCCTTGGAGCCTCGGCGGGAAATGCGGATAAAGACAGTCTCGAAATACTCAATCGCTTTAGCCACAATATCGGAATTGCTTACCAAATCAAAGATGATTTAAGCGATTACCACGGAGATAATGGTGATATCGAAATAAGAAGATTCTCAATTCTGCTCTCGAAGGTTTTTGAGAAAGTTTCTGCTGATAAAAGATCTGCCCTTCTGAAAGATTTCAGAGATGGAAAGTCCTCGGAGGTTTTCGATCTTATCAAAGAAAATAAAATTCAGGAAGAGACTGAAACACTGTTAATGTCATATATCGGTGAAGCAAGAAAGAGCATAGAAAATCTTCAAAATCTTGGATTAAAAATCGCACTAAATGAACTTGTGGGAAAGATTTTTAAGGATTACCTATAGGTCGGCTGCCTCGCCATTTCTGAAACGATATCAGAAAAAATCCATTGAATCGGTTCTTAAAAAATCAACCTCGATTTTCGATGATGATATTCAGGCAGAGATTAAAAATCATCTCCTAAAATCTATTACAAAAGATGGCGGTTTTGCCGACAGGGGTGGAAAATCCGACCTCTACTACACCATGTTTGGTTGCTTTGTTGCCGAAGCCCTTTCGATAAACGAAATCTTCCCTGCGCTAAAGGATTATGTAAAAAGAGAGGTAAACCAAGACGCATTAAGTGGAATTCATCTATTTTGCGGAGCGATACTCTACTCAAAACTCCATGGATTTGATTCGACAACTGAAAAACTGAGAAAAAAGGTTGAGATTGAGTTGGGAAACAACAACGGAAGCAAATCGGAATACAACTATTTTATTGGACTACTTACACTTTACTACTTACAGGATTATCGGTTTATCCTAAAACTGAAAAAAAAGATTACAGGATTTAGCAACGAAAAGGAGTCGCCCTGTTCATTGGCTGCTGCGGAAGCAGTAATTAATGGCGTACTAGGAAAATCGGTTAAAGAGGTTGGAATCAAGTTAAAATCCTTCTACCGTGGCAATGGTGGATTTGTTGCCCTACAAAAAGCACCAATCACCGATTTACTCTCAACCTCAGTTGCATTGTATGCACTACATTTTATCGATTCCAATTTAACGAATATCAAACCCGATTGCCTTACCTTTGTTGATAATCTTTATCTAAATGGCGGATTCCGTGCCACCGATTTAGATTTTGATATCGATATAGAATATACGTTTTACGGATTATTGGCATTGGGAGCATTATCTTAATTTAACCACAAAGAGCACAAAGGAATTCACAAAGGTGTTCTTGGTGATACTTGGTGTGTACTTAGTGGCCTTTGTGGTTTATTTAGTTTTGTATGGAAAAGCATCAACTCGAAAATCAATATAAAATCCTCCTCAACAAGCTGATTGAGGAGCAGAATAGCCGTGGCTTTTGGACAGGGCAACTATCATCCAGCGCATTAGGTGTTTCGGTTGCAATTGTTGCCATTAAACTAAAAGGATTACCAAACCACGAGGAGCGAGTTTTTAAAGGCCTTCAATGGCTTTTTAGAAACGTCAACACCGATGGTGGTTACGGCGATACCCCCGAAAGCGAAAGCAACGTAAGCACATCATTCCTTTGCTATGCGGCAATTACATTTTGCCAGACATCCGAAACTGATGGGAACAAGATTTTAAAAGGGATAGAGAATTATCTCGAATCGCAGAAAATCTCCCTAAAATCGGGAAACATCGCAAAATCCGTTTTGAGCTACTACGGAAAGGATTATACCTTCTCCGTTCCCATACTCTCAATGCTCACCATCTGCGGCATTCTTGGCGATGAAGATATCAGAAAAATCCCCCAACTACCCTTCGAGTTCACCCTCCTACCCGCTTCGCTTTACCGATTCTTCAACATGCAGGTGGTTAGCTACGCAATTCCGGCACTTGTAGCGGTGGGTATCTATACATTCAAGAAAAAGAATCGATCCAACTTTCTAGTAAAATCAATCCGAAACAGATCGATAAAACCAGCCATTGGCAAGCTAACCCGATTAGTTCCCGAAAGCGGAGGATTCTTGGAAGCAATTCCGTTAA
This genomic interval carries:
- the kbl gene encoding glycine C-acetyltransferase, whose amino-acid sequence is MYGKIKEDLKQQIESIHNEGLYKTERIITTPQRVDIIANGKKVLNFCANNYLGLSSHPRVIDAANKAFMEYGFGMSSVRFICGTQKIHKDLENKLSAFLGTEDTILYSSAFDANGGIFEPIIGEQDAIISDELNHASIIDGVRLCKAKRFKYKNNDMADLEEVLQDACESRYKLIVTDGVFSMDGTIAQIDKICDLADKYDALVMVDDSHATGFIGKTGRGTHEYCNAIGRVDIISTTFGKALGGASGGCISGRKEIVEMLRQRSRPYLFSNSLAPSIAGATLEVLNMLSETTELRDKLFENTQIFRKGMTDAGFRIVPGVHSIVPVLFGHLPNDAKLSQEFANALLEEGIYVIGFYYPVVPKGKSRIRVQISAAHSKEQVEFAVEKFAKVGKKLGAI
- a CDS encoding CPBP family intramembrane metalloprotease, which gives rise to MISTYFRESTPSMKIMLTLMFCLTGMLLFMFIGILIVFVIYGSASMTYLSNPNPAIHESIVSLKILQICQAIGLFIAPGFLLAIYFSSDPKNYLGFKKININLGFLTALTVLFAFPAINLLASLNEQINLPEWMNGMEEKAQMLTKAFMQVNSFGGVLVNIFMIAVLPALGEELIFRGILQKVFAELTGKTFWGIIISATLFSAMHLQFQGFIPRFALGVLFSYLLVWSGSLWLPIIAHFINNSIAIIGYTLIYKGNLPAEAENVGGLTVLWPLGIISIISVLALLVKIKSEGLMIRKIE
- the dusB gene encoding tRNA dihydrouridine synthase DusB translates to MKIGSVDLGNLPLFLAPMEDVTDPSFRFMCKKFGADIMYTEFINADGLIRDARTSVAKLNIFDYERPIGIQLYGHEIDSMVEATRVATTAKPDVIDINFGCPVKKIANRGAGSGMMRDVPKMVEMTRQVVNATNIPVTVKTRLGWDDSSKNILEIAERLQDVGITALTIHGRTRAQLYKGEADWTLIGAVKSNPRMAIPIIGNGDIDSPEKAKLAFDTFGVDGIMIGRATYGRPWIFKEIKHYLETGEKLKPFSIPEKVELAKFHLSKSLETKGDKTGILELRRHLTCYFKGLPHFKELRLKLVTSMDPLEIISLLDQIEEKYAEFTPDETVNPSPWAF
- a CDS encoding phosphatase PAP2 family protein encodes the protein MVKLTSCLLVLIQTTLFAQIDSVKKDFVPKYGFAKSMIIPVSLGITGIVIKETNFREYFQQKVQSSKIQTNTKIDDYIQYVPIAQLYIADIYSSKTKNEVFQQTKNLAISEILTAIIVQSLKKTTKITRPNGSPFSFPSGHTGQSFTGATALYLEYKDSNRLLALSGYGFSTATGILRITNNRHWLSDVLVGAGVGMISTQLVWYVNPLGNWKPFKSKKIAVYPYVNGLGGNAGLCMVF
- a CDS encoding TerC family protein, which produces MDFLFQPETYVSLFTLTLLEIVLGIDNIIFISIVTNKLPLQDRKKTRTIGLLFALLFRIILLSFIIYIIRLTNPLFTIGSFSFSIRDLILLLGGIFLIAKSITEMHDKIEGEEHITKNGKATSFFYVILQIVLLDIIFSFDSILTAIGLSNQLPIMIGAVVISMIVMIYFSGFISNFINRHPTLQVLALSFLILIGFMLTLEAFHYEIPKGYIYFALFFSVVVEIINMKMRARRKLAEEN
- a CDS encoding 4Fe-4S binding protein, with translation MQKKIIYCNCGGEIVSLEIKESISNFLYKENVDAIHLSDLCNLCVSEKQDVKKIFSSQYPTLVVACHPRAVRKLLEFAGVESNLENLSFLNLRETTKEEILSTLKSNCNDEPSLQKEHLGEIEWPSWYPVIDYNRCTACGQCADFCLFGVYEKTDSKVKVVNPKSCKNNCPACARICPHTAIIFPKYKQGGAISGSDSIDEIAEQQRLQQDIKSIAGNDIYKVLQERKAKRQSIIKNEAIKKALEERDRAKENEK
- a CDS encoding radical SAM protein — translated: MSITRNILRTDSKCLRKFFFTFGWKGLMGFSKFQKRKKRGEMFPAFQFISVTNDCNLSCQGCWVTKGEKTSSLDIEQINRIIIDSKKYGSYFFGILGGEPLMYKPLMDIFRSHPDCYFQLFTNGTLLNDNVAQELRSLGNVTPLISFEGNETIADIRRGSNRVYQRTIQAIETATKHKLVTGVAISVCKSNIDMALSEEFINLLHDKGVVYLWYYIYRPSGENPCYDLALSSEEIERLRYFLVDGRTKYPLVLIDSYWDADGNPFCPASEGLSHHINPSGNIEPCPVIQYSCDNINSEDLKSVYENSTFLKDFKVEISKKTKGCILMEDPNWLQNFASNHQAKNTSNRSEMPNQLANGKIVPSHGSCKVIPEKNWIYRMAKKRAFFGLGAYG
- a CDS encoding DUF116 domain-containing protein → MNISTLDLVVPETKETRAEIRSEVEKYFTANTVIPPVSYEGLFELAGKLVEEHHWDERYLAFTMVCSGNAIWHDVVGAIPYNRRVLMLPQCLRNSNLCKAENDHLGLLCQECGECNISFFLQESEKLGYEVLVTEGTTITTQLIESGQIDAVIGVGCLEVLQKLFLSINKYSIPGIGIPLLTCGCKDTLADLDWIKEEILNIREIKDFRLLNFNKVRSKIDSIFNEATLSHILGHNGYEAEKIALKSLLLGGNRFRPFLAMLTYEAFCKSFDQKTANVIALSVECFHKASLIHDDIEDNDDTRYGKETIHSEHGTPIAINTGDLLIGEGYRLIAESDLSPEVVRDCILVTSRGHRALSVGQGAELSAIANGEIPSLSDTLKIFENKTAAAFRVALLLGASAGNADKDSLEILNRFSHNIGIAYQIKDDLSDYHGDNGDIEIRRFSILLSKVFEKVSADKRSALLKDFRDGKSSEVFDLIKENKIQEETETLLMSYIGEARKSIENLQNLGLKIALNELVGKIFKDYL